A genomic region of Gemmata massiliana contains the following coding sequences:
- a CDS encoding AAA family ATPase: protein MKATYARSLDKKVAGSDALREALPLFERVVNQLLPQGVRLKDISTEKVLFETAEGVELEAIQLSDGFRSFLALVLDLLMHVYNATSRFLDYVTEDKKTSAISILAEGIVLIDEVDAHLHPNWQRELGERLRQVFPKIQFIVTTHSPFITQEATDGGLFVLRRNEKGTVDVEPFPESVRGWTATQILTSPLFGLHSTRSVEMEGLVQRNTELLSKPKLTAAEKRELNEIKAALETRLSAPGETYEEMNRQQDMAKYVDETLHRLQNGKK from the coding sequence TTGAAAGCGACTTATGCTCGCTCACTTGACAAGAAGGTCGCCGGCAGCGACGCACTGCGAGAAGCGCTCCCACTTTTTGAGAGAGTCGTCAATCAGTTGCTTCCGCAGGGTGTTCGACTCAAAGACATCTCTACGGAGAAAGTTCTCTTCGAGACGGCCGAAGGCGTAGAACTCGAAGCCATTCAGTTGAGTGACGGGTTCCGCAGCTTTCTCGCTCTCGTGCTCGATCTGCTCATGCACGTTTACAACGCGACGTCTCGCTTCCTCGATTACGTCACCGAGGATAAAAAAACTAGCGCCATCAGCATCTTGGCCGAAGGTATCGTGTTGATCGACGAGGTCGATGCGCACCTGCACCCGAACTGGCAACGGGAACTCGGTGAGCGGTTGCGGCAAGTGTTCCCCAAGATTCAGTTCATTGTGACGACGCACAGCCCGTTTATCACACAGGAAGCGACAGACGGCGGGCTGTTCGTGCTACGGCGGAACGAAAAGGGAACTGTTGACGTTGAACCATTCCCCGAGTCCGTTCGTGGATGGACCGCGACTCAGATTCTGACCAGCCCACTGTTCGGGTTGCACAGCACGCGCTCGGTCGAGATGGAGGGACTCGTTCAGCGCAACACCGAGCTACTTAGCAAACCGAAATTGACCGCTGCTGAGAAGCGAGAACTAAACGAAATTAAAGCTGCGCTGGAAACACGCCTCTCCGCACCGGGCGAAACGTATGAAGAGATGAACCGCCAGCAGGATATGGCAAAATACGTTGACGAAACGCTTCACCGTCTCCAGAACGGCAAGAAATGA
- the pyrE gene encoding orotate phosphoribosyltransferase, which yields MSARDRLQHLFRERALQFGDFTLASGKKSTYYVNSKKVLFHAEAITLLGDLLFDATRDLDFQAIGGLEVGAIPMAAAALTAFHRNGRHLEGFFVRKKVKEHGGKEQLEGQVNAGDKVVVIDDVLTTGGSVVQAIEAVEAKGATVARVVCICDRLQGAREALAKYDFRPLFTIRDFGIEPPKA from the coding sequence ATGTCAGCCCGCGATCGATTGCAGCACCTGTTCCGCGAACGCGCCCTCCAGTTCGGCGACTTCACCCTCGCGTCCGGGAAGAAGAGCACCTACTACGTGAACTCGAAGAAAGTGCTCTTCCACGCGGAAGCGATCACGCTCTTAGGCGACCTCCTGTTCGACGCGACGCGCGATCTCGACTTCCAGGCCATCGGCGGGCTGGAAGTCGGTGCGATCCCGATGGCGGCGGCGGCGCTGACGGCGTTCCACCGCAACGGGCGGCACCTGGAGGGCTTCTTCGTTCGCAAGAAGGTGAAGGAGCACGGCGGAAAGGAGCAGCTCGAAGGACAAGTGAACGCAGGCGACAAGGTGGTCGTGATCGACGACGTGCTGACCACCGGCGGGAGCGTGGTTCAGGCGATCGAGGCGGTCGAAGCGAAGGGCGCGACGGTCGCTCGCGTGGTGTGCATCTGCGACCGGCTCCAGGGCGCGCGCGAGGCACTCGCGAAGTACGACTTCCGCCCGCTGTTCACCATCCGCGACTTCGGTATCGAACCGCCGAAGGCGTGA
- a CDS encoding ABC transporter ATP-binding protein — MSVIETVELRKNYGPVEALRGVSIRVEPGEIYGLLGQNGAGKTTLIKIMLGIVHKSEGDASLLGLPVGTVEARKRVGYLPEDHAFPGYHTARTLMDFYGQIYGLSRGERQKKIPEMLEVVGIRKRMDHRIRTYSKGMKQRLGIAQAMFHDPAVIFLDEPTDGVDPVGRREIRDLMQRLKSEGKTVFLNSHLLGEVELICDRVAILHQGELVRQGTVADLTRQQNRFVIGLAGGQAFPTEDVTRLGYTVEPAGDLVEVVLPDDKTVDPVLGLLQTRGLNLRHLVEKKQSLEDVFVSMVDAADADGDVRADSGGRPVKAVRQVGAPRRRK, encoded by the coding sequence GTGTCGGTGATCGAGACGGTGGAGCTTCGCAAGAACTACGGCCCGGTCGAGGCACTGCGAGGTGTCTCGATTCGCGTCGAGCCGGGTGAGATCTACGGTCTCCTCGGGCAGAACGGCGCCGGGAAGACCACGCTCATCAAGATCATGCTCGGGATCGTCCACAAGTCCGAGGGCGACGCATCCCTGTTGGGGCTACCGGTCGGGACCGTGGAGGCCCGGAAGAGGGTCGGCTACCTGCCCGAGGACCACGCGTTCCCGGGGTACCACACCGCGCGCACGCTGATGGACTTCTACGGGCAGATCTACGGCCTGTCGCGCGGCGAGCGCCAGAAGAAGATCCCGGAGATGCTGGAGGTGGTCGGCATCCGCAAGCGGATGGACCACCGCATCCGCACCTATTCGAAGGGCATGAAGCAGCGGCTCGGGATCGCCCAGGCCATGTTCCACGACCCGGCGGTGATCTTCCTCGACGAGCCGACCGACGGGGTGGACCCGGTGGGGCGGCGCGAGATCCGCGACCTCATGCAGCGGCTCAAGTCGGAGGGCAAGACGGTCTTCCTGAACTCCCACTTGCTCGGCGAGGTGGAACTGATCTGCGACCGCGTCGCGATCCTCCACCAGGGGGAGCTCGTGCGCCAGGGAACGGTCGCCGACCTGACGCGCCAGCAGAACCGGTTCGTCATCGGGTTGGCCGGGGGGCAAGCGTTCCCGACCGAAGACGTGACCCGGCTCGGGTACACGGTCGAGCCGGCCGGCGACCTCGTCGAGGTCGTGCTCCCCGACGATAAGACAGTGGACCCGGTGCTCGGGTTGCTCCAGACCCGCGGGCTGAACTTGCGCCACTTGGTCGAAAAGAAACAGAGCCTCGAGGACGTGTTCGTGTCGATGGTCGACGCGGCCGACGCGGACGGGGACGTTCGGGCCGATTCGGGCGGCCGCCCGGTCAAGGCCGTCCGACAAGTTGGCGCCCCGCGCCGGAGGAAGTAG
- a CDS encoding ABC transporter ATP-binding protein — MADDATELVVETQHLTKIYQNRQIALNDVSLSIEPGCVLGLLGPNGAGKTTFLRLILGLHRPTAGWAKVFKQTMSPNAADLRRRIGYIPTNPQFPKGMTPIVYLDYIARLFGLPADVRKPRLATLIRAVDLLPHSGDSIAHFTPGMTARLAVAASLINEPDLLIWDEPTHGLDIEARRSMLELIKSLAAEKTLIISSHNLSDVDEVCNHACVLNKGQMIFHGSLQDLKGRIRKNHYELDLDGEQKAITKSVQVIRAMKDVTHAVLRLRRLEVKLGDETPNALVLAQIFQTLADHKITLITVRSVGMQTEQAYLDLVEREESRGFARLYKDVEAA, encoded by the coding sequence GTGGCGGACGACGCGACCGAGCTGGTGGTCGAGACGCAACACCTGACGAAGATCTACCAAAACCGGCAGATCGCGCTGAACGACGTGTCCCTGTCGATCGAGCCAGGGTGCGTACTCGGTCTGCTCGGCCCCAACGGGGCGGGCAAGACGACGTTCCTGCGCCTGATCCTCGGGCTGCACCGCCCGACGGCGGGGTGGGCGAAAGTCTTCAAACAGACGATGTCACCGAACGCGGCCGACCTGCGCCGCCGGATCGGGTACATCCCCACGAACCCGCAGTTCCCCAAGGGGATGACGCCGATCGTCTACTTGGACTACATCGCGCGCCTCTTCGGACTGCCCGCAGACGTGCGCAAGCCCCGGCTCGCCACGCTCATTCGCGCGGTGGACCTGCTACCGCACTCCGGCGATTCCATCGCGCACTTCACGCCGGGGATGACGGCCCGGCTCGCGGTCGCGGCCAGCCTCATCAACGAACCCGATCTCCTGATCTGGGACGAACCGACCCACGGTCTCGACATCGAGGCCCGGCGGTCGATGCTAGAACTCATCAAGTCGCTCGCAGCGGAAAAAACGCTCATCATCAGCAGTCACAATTTGAGCGACGTCGACGAGGTGTGTAATCACGCCTGCGTGCTGAATAAAGGGCAGATGATCTTCCACGGGAGCCTACAAGACCTCAAAGGACGCATCCGCAAGAACCACTACGAACTCGATCTGGACGGCGAACAGAAGGCGATCACGAAGAGCGTGCAGGTGATCCGCGCGATGAAGGACGTGACGCACGCCGTTCTGCGGCTCCGGCGGCTGGAAGTCAAACTCGGGGACGAGACGCCCAACGCCCTCGTTCTGGCCCAAATCTTCCAAACGCTCGCGGACCACAAGATCACACTCATCACGGTACGTAGCGTCGGAATGCAGACAGAGCAGGCTTACTTGGACCTGGTCGAGCGAGAGGAAAGTCGCGGGTTCGCGCGCTTGTACAAGGACGTAGAAGCGGCGTAA
- a CDS encoding ABC transporter permease, whose protein sequence is MDAPPPVVTVRFNKFLPYWAVFQTDLRQTARSWIYRLWVMMTVLAAAGLLLYRVGLHKEAGMFQSAAAQTGDLFRLMILGSLALVVVLAVSSISSERGTVADSVLSRGISRYQYFLAKWHARLVVVTATFAALAFGVVLASYFLFKDDAQTDLSFAGSFAAVLVVCAILAVIVSWGVTIGALANSTMLGITVFWLVLYGAGFLLSLMPEPWPSPDRQLARLKFVLQGQYNPAILTQLLTASAVLCAGAATVGLFGFSKRDV, encoded by the coding sequence ATGGACGCGCCACCGCCGGTCGTCACGGTGCGGTTCAACAAGTTCCTGCCGTACTGGGCCGTGTTCCAAACGGATTTGCGGCAAACCGCGCGCAGTTGGATCTACCGTTTGTGGGTGATGATGACCGTGCTCGCAGCGGCGGGGCTGTTGCTGTACCGCGTCGGGCTTCACAAAGAAGCCGGCATGTTCCAGAGCGCCGCGGCCCAAACCGGCGACCTGTTCCGCCTCATGATCCTGGGCAGCCTCGCGCTCGTGGTGGTGCTGGCGGTGTCGAGCATCAGTTCCGAGCGCGGAACGGTGGCCGATTCGGTACTGAGTCGCGGGATCAGCCGGTACCAGTACTTCCTGGCGAAGTGGCACGCGCGATTGGTGGTGGTTACGGCCACGTTCGCGGCGCTCGCGTTCGGCGTGGTGCTGGCGAGTTACTTCCTGTTCAAAGACGACGCGCAAACCGACCTCTCGTTCGCCGGCTCGTTCGCCGCGGTGCTGGTCGTGTGCGCGATCCTCGCGGTGATCGTGTCGTGGGGCGTGACCATTGGGGCGCTCGCGAACAGCACGATGCTCGGCATCACCGTGTTCTGGCTCGTGCTGTACGGCGCGGGGTTCCTGCTCTCACTGATGCCCGAACCGTGGCCGTCCCCGGACCGGCAACTGGCTCGCTTGAAGTTCGTGCTCCAGGGGCAGTACAACCCCGCGATCCTGACACAGCTCCTCACGGCGTCCGCCGTGTTGTGCGCAGGGGCTGCCACCGTGGGCTTGTTCGGCTTCAGCAAGCGCGACGTGTGA
- a CDS encoding AAA family ATPase, translating to MYLKKIRLQNIKCFEDVTLEFPHTDGDYSGWNVILGENGLGKSSIARAIAELVMEFHASSWLYDDDWVSASAEEGEIIVWFIETTFDDPELRGGGSERGPTAGTDVSKSLTLKAEIERRKLEWDLPTRRPKKINTPGWLRAISSPGMALTSISVEALPTSVYYGPQRRGRNLGADCLVESDLCSLT from the coding sequence GTGTACCTGAAGAAGATCCGCCTCCAAAACATCAAGTGTTTCGAGGATGTGACCCTGGAGTTCCCGCACACAGACGGGGACTACAGCGGGTGGAATGTCATTTTGGGAGAAAACGGGCTGGGGAAAAGTAGCATCGCTCGCGCGATTGCGGAACTGGTGATGGAATTTCACGCCTCCAGTTGGCTTTACGATGACGATTGGGTGAGCGCGTCCGCTGAGGAAGGAGAAATTATTGTTTGGTTCATCGAAACCACGTTCGATGATCCCGAACTCCGGGGCGGTGGTTCCGAGCGCGGACCAACGGCTGGAACAGATGTAAGCAAAAGCCTAACTCTTAAGGCGGAAATTGAACGTCGTAAACTAGAATGGGATTTGCCCACACGTCGCCCGAAGAAAATCAACACGCCGGGGTGGTTACGGGCCATTTCGTCGCCTGGAATGGCACTCACAAGCATTTCCGTTGAAGCCCTACCAACTTCCGTTTACTACGGTCCTCAGCGACGGGGCCGGAATCTCGGAGCCGATTGTTTGGTTGAAAGCGACTTATGCTCGCTCACTTGA
- a CDS encoding 2Fe-2S iron-sulfur cluster-binding protein encodes MSKLTVEGVGAFEVPAGKRLVLALVDEAGVDQLHACGGRAACTTCRVEFVAGEPDLMAEAEKTVLAAKGLTGVRLSCQITCDADVTVRCVSRFAGSGRKNSGARPADAIEPPPVWVTKG; translated from the coding sequence ATGTCCAAACTGACCGTTGAGGGAGTCGGCGCGTTCGAGGTGCCCGCGGGGAAGCGGCTCGTGCTCGCGCTTGTGGACGAAGCCGGCGTCGATCAGTTGCACGCCTGTGGCGGACGGGCCGCGTGTACGACGTGCCGGGTCGAGTTCGTGGCCGGCGAACCGGACCTGATGGCGGAGGCCGAAAAGACGGTCCTGGCCGCGAAGGGGCTGACCGGCGTGCGCCTGAGTTGCCAGATCACCTGCGACGCGGACGTGACCGTGCGGTGCGTGAGCCGGTTCGCGGGCAGCGGGCGGAAGAACTCCGGTGCGCGCCCGGCGGACGCCATCGAACCGCCCCCGGTGTGGGTAACGAAAGGATAA
- a CDS encoding ABC transporter permease, with translation MQFLAFLHDSYREAKSGWMLQIMLVLAALLVLLVLSIGFRPVTLQDEMGTTLSLMNRVIESNPPRYAEIGQPKLTVENVKTSNPAEPWNANYDFEFVIHCPSPEDMKKAVAAKGIPIYRTDVQKFLRDGLSYLNNVEVTGGPPELEKPPEKVEEPGKDDPAKKTTLPNEVRYKVTTKGTKAEDRLAWRHQVTILFVVEIPYVYISLREGVYLVEKWLVNGAGAWVLLFVAVIITAGFIPSMLARGSLDLMVSKPIGRVRLLVYKYIGGLLFILILTTVTVVGVWTAIGIRSGIWTLNFLAIIPILTLYFAVLYAVSTVTAVFTRNTLVAILITGLAWAALWAVGKVNDGIENRREQLARVKADTGPEAVIKEIQSDQPLWGFIPKGSFPVVTALHAVTPRTFQLDERLGRLIAEGVLTPNELKAKDYDTPPKASWSEMILVSFASIVALLALASWRFSSRDY, from the coding sequence ATGCAGTTCCTCGCGTTCCTTCACGACTCGTACCGTGAAGCCAAGAGCGGCTGGATGCTCCAGATCATGCTGGTGCTGGCCGCGCTCCTCGTGCTCCTCGTCCTCAGCATCGGGTTCCGGCCCGTAACGCTCCAGGACGAAATGGGCACCACGCTGTCGCTGATGAACCGGGTGATCGAATCGAACCCGCCGCGGTACGCGGAGATCGGGCAGCCGAAATTGACGGTCGAGAACGTGAAGACGTCGAACCCCGCCGAACCGTGGAACGCGAACTACGATTTCGAGTTCGTGATTCACTGCCCCTCGCCCGAGGACATGAAGAAGGCGGTCGCGGCCAAGGGCATTCCGATATACCGCACCGACGTGCAAAAGTTCCTGCGCGACGGCTTGTCCTACCTCAACAACGTGGAGGTCACCGGCGGCCCGCCCGAACTGGAGAAGCCGCCCGAAAAAGTTGAAGAACCGGGAAAGGACGACCCCGCGAAGAAAACGACGCTACCCAACGAGGTGCGCTACAAGGTGACCACCAAGGGCACCAAGGCCGAGGACCGGCTCGCGTGGCGCCACCAGGTCACCATCTTGTTCGTCGTCGAAATCCCTTACGTCTACATTTCGCTCCGCGAGGGCGTGTACCTCGTCGAAAAGTGGCTGGTCAACGGGGCCGGGGCCTGGGTGCTACTGTTCGTGGCGGTCATCATTACGGCCGGGTTCATCCCCAGCATGCTCGCTCGGGGGAGCCTCGACCTCATGGTCTCCAAGCCCATCGGGCGCGTTCGATTGCTCGTCTACAAGTACATTGGGGGGCTGCTGTTCATTCTTATCCTCACCACGGTCACCGTGGTCGGAGTTTGGACCGCGATCGGCATACGGTCCGGTATCTGGACCCTCAACTTTTTGGCGATCATCCCGATCCTGACGCTGTACTTCGCTGTTCTGTACGCGGTGTCAACGGTGACCGCCGTGTTTACCCGCAATACCTTGGTCGCGATCCTCATTACCGGCCTCGCGTGGGCCGCACTGTGGGCCGTCGGTAAGGTGAACGACGGGATCGAAAACCGCCGCGAACAGTTGGCTCGCGTCAAGGCCGACACCGGACCGGAAGCCGTAATCAAGGAAATCCAGAGCGACCAGCCGCTCTGGGGGTTCATCCCGAAGGGCTCGTTCCCGGTGGTGACGGCGCTTCACGCCGTTACCCCGCGGACCTTCCAATTGGACGAGCGGCTCGGGCGGTTGATCGCCGAAGGGGTGCTGACGCCCAACGAACTCAAAGCCAAGGACTACGACACCCCGCCGAAGGCGTCGTGGTCCGAGATGATCCTCGTGTCGTTCGCGTCCATTGTCGCTCTGCTCGCGCTCGCGTCCTGGCGCTTCTCGAGTCGCGATTACTAA
- a CDS encoding DUF6807 family protein, giving the protein MIRTLPALALLLTLTTPAPAQKIAVTGGKLDDTNVVVTAKLPAGTTAPNAVTLPDGLHTAAQVTDDGKALVFVLPKLKAGETIDVRPTTLNYVKAPPQFKFSDEKTGTTLLAFDGRKVLQYFNLPHDPKDHYYTFKPFHNVYDPATGRTMLTNTSAKTDKDGQFPHHRGLFFGFNKVTYGDKQSADIWHGTNNVFSQHDKMLATEAGEVFGRHRSAISWHGKDGSAIANEEREVTVYATTGGTLIDWSTVLSTKLDKVKLDGDPQHAGFHFRANQEVSKNGKENTYYLRPDGQGKIGETRNWELKSKDEKTINLPWNACSFVTGGKRYTVVRVNHPDNPKETRGSERDYGRFGDYFEYELTPTKPLKLKYRVWVQEGEMTVAGCKSLADAFVNPPETKATK; this is encoded by the coding sequence ATGATTCGCACGCTGCCCGCACTCGCCTTGCTGCTCACACTCACCACCCCCGCGCCCGCCCAGAAGATCGCCGTGACCGGCGGCAAACTGGACGACACGAACGTGGTCGTTACCGCGAAGCTCCCAGCCGGAACCACCGCACCGAACGCGGTCACGCTGCCGGACGGATTGCACACCGCGGCCCAAGTTACCGACGACGGAAAGGCGCTCGTGTTCGTGCTGCCGAAGCTCAAGGCCGGTGAAACAATCGATGTTCGACCGACAACGCTGAACTACGTCAAAGCTCCCCCGCAGTTCAAATTCTCCGACGAGAAGACCGGTACGACGCTGCTCGCGTTCGACGGCCGGAAGGTGCTCCAATATTTCAATTTGCCGCACGACCCGAAGGATCACTACTACACGTTCAAGCCGTTCCACAACGTCTACGACCCGGCGACGGGTAGGACGATGCTCACCAATACGTCCGCGAAGACCGACAAGGACGGCCAGTTCCCGCACCACCGCGGGCTGTTCTTCGGCTTCAACAAGGTCACTTACGGCGACAAGCAGTCCGCAGACATCTGGCACGGCACGAACAACGTGTTCTCCCAGCACGACAAGATGCTCGCGACCGAAGCGGGCGAAGTGTTCGGCCGGCACCGGTCCGCGATCTCGTGGCACGGCAAGGACGGGTCAGCGATCGCGAACGAAGAACGGGAAGTGACCGTCTACGCGACCACCGGCGGCACGCTCATCGACTGGAGCACGGTGCTTTCCACGAAGCTCGATAAGGTCAAACTCGACGGCGATCCGCAGCACGCGGGGTTCCACTTCCGCGCGAACCAGGAGGTCTCCAAGAACGGCAAGGAGAACACCTACTACCTGCGCCCGGACGGTCAGGGGAAGATCGGCGAAACGCGGAACTGGGAGCTGAAGAGCAAGGACGAAAAAACGATCAACCTGCCGTGGAACGCTTGTAGTTTCGTGACGGGCGGGAAGCGCTACACAGTTGTCCGTGTTAACCACCCGGACAACCCGAAAGAGACCCGCGGGAGTGAGCGCGATTACGGCCGGTTCGGGGATTACTTTGAGTACGAACTGACGCCCACGAAGCCGCTGAAGCTGAAGTACCGCGTGTGGGTGCAAGAGGGCGAGATGACAGTGGCCGGTTGCAAGTCACTGGCCGATGCGTTCGTGAACCCGCCCGAGACGAAAGCCACCAAGTAA
- a CDS encoding 4a-hydroxytetrahydrobiopterin dehydratase, with the protein MSVSAAELTAKKCTACEGDTPAFTKDRITEHLTAVPEWELADDGKLIRRKYKFKDFVTAMAFLQKVAVLAEEEEHHPDLHLTGYKNVAIELSTHAIGGLSANDFIVAAKIDKLPV; encoded by the coding sequence ATGAGCGTATCCGCCGCCGAGTTGACTGCCAAGAAGTGTACCGCGTGCGAGGGCGATACCCCGGCCTTTACCAAAGATCGAATCACCGAGCACCTGACCGCGGTGCCGGAGTGGGAACTCGCCGACGACGGCAAACTGATCCGCCGCAAGTATAAATTCAAAGACTTCGTGACCGCGATGGCGTTCCTGCAGAAGGTCGCGGTGCTGGCCGAAGAGGAAGAGCACCACCCGGACCTGCACCTGACCGGGTACAAGAACGTCGCCATCGAACTCAGCACGCACGCCATCGGCGGGCTGTCCGCGAACGACTTCATCGTGGCCGCGAAGATCGACAAACTGCCGGTGTAA
- a CDS encoding retron system putative HNH endonuclease, which yields MGTAQTAANGYPRGGAEIERQWNNFRRRKAGQEVWSQFAIAFSTKCAFCERVNAKTIDHYRPKERCPKKMFRWNNLLLCCSDCNRAKGHQFHFRNKTPLLLDPTQDDPAEFFGWNVSTGTIIAIANPDREHRATHTLAQLELNDQPLQDERAEKLKSIVYLLARVVREQPTEPDTRERLQAELRPDRPYLGILRFLFAQPNAYRPIVDDARAKLPDIDTWIAAWL from the coding sequence ATGGGCACGGCACAAACAGCAGCAAACGGATATCCTCGCGGCGGTGCGGAAATCGAGCGACAGTGGAACAACTTCCGCCGACGAAAAGCTGGGCAAGAGGTGTGGTCGCAATTCGCGATCGCGTTTTCAACCAAGTGCGCGTTCTGCGAGCGAGTCAACGCGAAAACAATCGACCATTATCGGCCCAAAGAGCGATGCCCCAAGAAGATGTTTCGGTGGAATAATCTGCTGCTGTGCTGTTCAGATTGCAATCGAGCAAAGGGCCATCAGTTTCATTTTCGCAACAAAACTCCTCTTCTCTTGGACCCTACGCAAGACGATCCGGCCGAGTTCTTCGGCTGGAATGTGTCAACCGGGACAATCATTGCAATTGCAAACCCGGATCGAGAACATAGGGCTACGCACACCCTCGCCCAACTCGAATTAAACGATCAGCCACTCCAAGATGAGCGAGCCGAGAAACTGAAATCTATTGTCTACCTGCTCGCCCGCGTTGTTCGAGAACAGCCAACAGAACCGGACACGAGGGAACGCCTGCAAGCCGAGTTGCGTCCTGACCGCCCTTACCTCGGCATTCTCCGCTTTTTATTTGCTCAACCAAATGCGTACCGCCCAATCGTGGACGATGCCCGCGCCAAGTTGCCCGACATCGACACGTGGATTGCCGCGTGGCTGTGA
- a CDS encoding 5-oxoprolinase subunit B family protein, whose translation MKLAPLGDQAVLAYHADEPTAVEFANRVRAANPAWLFDVVPAYASVGVFFDADRTGTADVVAWLEALVRAAPAPSDQPPALAPRHFAIPVCYEMQLDLARVSEHTGLPPDEIIRLHTATAYTVYAIGFVPGFPYLGYLPQELCGVGRLPSPRVRVEPRSVGLTALQTGIYPLARPGGWNLIGRTPLTIVDVASGFFPLRVGDTVRFERIDEQRYRELEGERLSCHSPAPSPR comes from the coding sequence ATGAAACTCGCTCCCCTCGGTGATCAAGCGGTATTGGCATACCACGCGGACGAACCGACCGCGGTCGAGTTCGCGAACCGCGTGCGCGCGGCGAACCCGGCGTGGCTGTTCGATGTGGTGCCGGCCTACGCCAGCGTCGGCGTCTTCTTCGACGCGGACCGAACTGGCACAGCGGACGTCGTCGCGTGGCTGGAAGCACTGGTTCGCGCCGCGCCCGCGCCTTCCGATCAGCCCCCGGCGCTCGCCCCCCGGCACTTTGCGATTCCCGTCTGCTACGAGATGCAGCTCGACTTGGCGCGCGTGTCCGAACACACCGGGTTGCCCCCGGACGAAATCATCCGGCTGCACACCGCGACCGCCTACACCGTGTACGCGATCGGGTTCGTACCGGGGTTCCCGTACCTGGGGTATTTGCCGCAAGAATTGTGTGGTGTGGGGCGCTTACCGAGTCCGCGTGTCCGCGTGGAACCCAGAAGCGTGGGTCTGACGGCCCTTCAGACGGGCATTTACCCGCTCGCACGACCCGGAGGCTGGAACCTCATCGGGCGCACGCCGCTCACGATCGTGGACGTCGCGAGCGGCTTCTTCCCGCTCCGCGTAGGTGACACGGTGCGGTTCGAGCGAATTGATGAACAGCGGTATCGTGAACTGGAAGGCGAGCGGCTGTCGTGCCACTCGCCCGCTCCTTCGCCCCGTTAG